In one Lolium rigidum isolate FL_2022 chromosome 3, APGP_CSIRO_Lrig_0.1, whole genome shotgun sequence genomic region, the following are encoded:
- the LOC124697465 gene encoding subtilisin-like protease 4: MLSFAHLSLTFLCLALPFLHPCAVLDCHPNAQHTKPYRTYIILLKPRTDAASDDEHRWWHESFLPSPLAGSDKPRLVHNYTEVFTGFAARITEAELDMVSKKTSFVRAFPDQLWHPSTTHTPEFLGLKEGTGIWRDVSYGKGVIIGVLDTGIYAAHPSFDDTGILPPPSKWKGSCHGASRCNNKLIGAKFFNFYANDSGDDAGHGTHTASTAAGNFVSDASAHGLGRGTASGIAPGAHLAMYRVCTLLGCYISDIVAGFDEAVKDGVDVISVSLGPVYNVNYTIDPVSIGAFNAVAKGVVVVAAAGNNGPKSYLENSAPWLLTVAAGSVDRNFEAVVQLGNGNRINGEAFNQISNSSSSSFPLYLDKHCKSLPTRNVSGKIVICHNTGAMNDSRTGSITKTDITGIMSAGAAGVVLINWKDAGFTSVLEDYGPDVVQVTVADGNSISEYVRTTSKPSAIFIYKNTLLGVRPAPTVAAFSSRGPCSFSPGVLKPDILAPGLNIIAAWPPVTILGSGPFHIKSGTSMSTPHVSGVAALVKSVHPKWSAPAIKSAILTTADIADSRGDPILDEQHQKASAYDMGAGHVNPTKAIDPGLVYDISFTEYAGYICALLGDQGLAIIARNPWLSCTKLPKIPEAQLNYPTITVPLKSTPFTLNRTVTNVGPADSVYTLKLYTPKSLTICVSPKKLVFSKVGQKIQYSMTVSSNANDGKKFMEGSLSWVSRNHVVRSPIVASADLDFPSL; this comes from the coding sequence ATGCTATCGTTTGCCCACCTTTCCCTCACATTTCTCTGCCTCGCCCTCCCGTTCCTCCATCCTTGTGCAGTTCTAGACTGCCATCCAAATGCTCAACACACAAAACCCTACCGTACCTACATCATCCTCCTCAAGCCACGCACCGACGCTGCCAGCGACGACGAGCATCGTTGGTGGCACGAATCTTTCTTGCCAAGCCCACTCGCTGGCTCTGACAAGCCACGGCTCGTCCACAACTACACCGAGGTCTTCACCGGCTTTGCTGCGAGGATCACCGAGGCTGAGCTCGACATGGTTTCCAAGAAGACATCCTTCGTGCGTGCGTTTCCGGACCAGCTCTGGCACCCCTCCACCACGCACACCCCCGAATTTCTCGGGCTCAAGGAAGGCACCGGCATATGGAGGGATGTCAGCTATGGCAAGGGCGTCATCATCGGGGTGCTGGACACTGGCATCTATGCGGCCCATCCTTCCTTTGATGACACTGGCATCCTGCCGCCGCCATCAAAGTGGAAGGGCTCATGCCATGGTGCTTCTCGCTGCAACAACAAGCTCATTGGTGCTAAGTTCTTCAACTTTTATGCCAATGACTCCGGAGATGACGCCGGCCATGGAACCCATACTGCATCCACTGCTGCTGGCAACTTCGTCAGTGATGCCTCTGCCCACGGCCTCGGCAGGGGCACGGCGTCCGGGATTGCTCCAGGGGCGCACCTGGCCATGTACAGGGTCTGCACACTCCTTGGGTGTTATATCTCAGACATAGTAGCCGGGTTTGATGAAGCTGTCAAGGATGGGGTTGATGTCATCTCAGTTTCCCTCGGCCCTGTTTATAATGTCAACTACACTATCGACCCTGTTTCCATTGGCGCATTTAATGCTGTAGCAAAGGGTGTAGTGGTCGTGGCCGCAGCTGGGAATAACGGACCCAAGTCCTATCTTGAGAATTCTGCACCTTGGTTGCTCACAGTGGCTGCTGGCTCCGTGGACCGCAACTTTGAGGCTGTTGTGCAGCTTGGCAATGGCAATCGCATCAATGGGGAAGCTTTTAACCAGATCTCAAACTCAAGCTCAAGCTCATTTCCTCTTTACTTGGACAAGCACTGCAAGTCCTTGCCTACAAGGAATGTGTCTGGCAAAATTGTGATATGCCATAACACAGGAGCGATGAATGACTCAAGAACAGGATCAATAACTAAGACTGACATCACTGGCATCATGAGTGCCGGGGCGGCTGGCGTCGTGCTGATAAATTGGAAAGATGCTGGCTTCACTTCCGTTCTCGAGGACTATGGTCCTGATGTCGTGCAAGTCACCGTGGCTGATGGAAACAGTATCAGCGAGTATGTGAGGACAACCAGCAAGCCCAGTGCCATCTTCATCTACAAGAACACTTTACTCGGCGTCCGTCCAGCTCCAACTGTCGCGGCATTCTCGTCCCGCGGCCCCTGCAGCTTCAGCCCTGGCGTGCTAAAGCCAGACATATTAGCACCAGGGCTCAACATCATTGCTGCCTGGCCACCAGTCACTATTCTTGGCTCTGGTCCATTCCATATAAAATCCGGGACGTCTATGTCGACTCCACACGTCAGCGGCGTTGCTGCACTTGTCAAGAGCGTCCATCCCAAGTGGTCTGCGCCTGCCATCAAGTCGGCTATTCTCACAACAGCCGATATCGCAGACAGCAGGGGTGACCCGATCTTGGACGAGCAGCATCAGAAGGCTAGTGCATATGACATGGGCGCTGGCCATGTCAATCCCACAAAAGCTATTGACCCAGGCCTAGTGTATGACATTAGCTTTACTGAATATGCTGGCTACATATGTGCTCTTCTTGGCGATCAAGGCTTGGCAATCATTGCGCGTAACCCGTGGTTGTCCTGCACGAAGCTTCCCAAGATACCAGAAGCTCAACTGAACTATCCCACCATAACGGTGCCGCTCAAGTCAACACCATTCACATTGAACCGAACAGTCACAAATGTGGGTCCAGCAGATTCAGTGTACACACTGAAGTTGTATACTCCAAAATCCCTTACTATTTGTGTCTCACCAAAGAAGCTGGTGTTCTCCAAAGTTGGACAGAAGATCCAATATAGCATGACGGTGAGCAGCAATGCAAATGATGGGAAAAAGTTCATGGAGGGAAGTTTGAGCTGGGTTTCAAGGAACCATGTTGTGCGCAGTCCGATTGTGGCTTCTGCTGATCTAGATTTTCCGTCTCTGTAA